CACTATTTTAAAAAGTGAATTATCCTTTGGCACTGACTACAATACCTTTTTCAACAAAAATTGGATAAACTAATTTTCTTAAGGAGGGTAACTGTCTGGCAAAATATATGGAACCTAAAATACAAACTATACCATCAATGATTAAAGTTGTAGGAACACCGATTTGACGAGCTAATGCACCTCCCACTAAATTACCAAAGGGGATCGTGCCTAAAAATGACATTGTATATAAGCTCATGACTCGTCCGCGCATATTTTCCTTAACAATGGTCTGTAAAACTGTGTTACCACTGGCAATTTGAAGAATTGTGCCTAAACCAATCAACAGCATTGTGAGCAAAGAAATTGGAAGTAGGCGCGATATGGCAAAGGCAATTAAACCAATTCCTAAAACAGTCGGACCTAACACAATCAGTTTTCCAAGCCCTACGACGGTTGTTCGTGTTGCTAAATAAATCCCACCACTTAACGCTCCAACTCCCGAACCTGCCATTAAGAAACCTAAAGTTTCTGCACCACCTTTGAGGATTTGTTCTGCAAAAACTGGAGCAAGAACCGTGTATTGCATTCCAAAAAAGCTGACTAAAGCTGATATTAATAAGATAGCTCGAATGGGTGCAAACCCAAAAGCATAGGCAAATCCTTCTTTAATTTCTACTAGAGGGTTGCCATGAGTTGCTGTCATTCGTAAAGGCTTAATTTTCATTGCCAGTAAAGCTAGAATGACTGCTATATAACTCAACCCATCAATGAGAAAACAATAAGCAGTACCAACTCTGGCAATAAGTAATCCCCCAATTGCAGGACCAATTAACCTCGCCCCATTAAACATGGTTGAGTTAATGGCAATAGCATTGGCTAAATCGTCTCT
This genomic interval from Scytonema hofmannii PCC 7110 contains the following:
- a CDS encoding MFS transporter; this encodes MNTRSPISKLLPPALKSKNYQLFFIGQGISLIGSWMTQLATIWLVYDLTNSAFMLGVIGFTSQIPSFFLTPFGGVFVDRFSRQRTLIGTQILATIQSLALAVLAFTGTIQIWHIIVLSLFQGFINAFDAPARQAFVPELVERRDDLANAIAINSTMFNGARLIGPAIGGLLIARVGTAYCFLIDGLSYIAVILALLAMKIKPLRMTATHGNPLVEIKEGFAYAFGFAPIRAILLISALVSFFGMQYTVLAPVFAEQILKGGAETLGFLMAGSGVGALSGGIYLATRTTVVGLGKLIVLGPTVLGIGLIAFAISRLLPISLLTMLLIGLGTILQIASGNTVLQTIVKENMRGRVMSLYTMSFLGTIPFGNLVGGALARQIGVPTTLIIDGIVCILGSIYFARQLPSLRKLVYPIFVEKGIVVSAKG